The Raphanus sativus cultivar WK10039 chromosome 6, ASM80110v3, whole genome shotgun sequence sequence TTCTTTTAGTTATGACATTAGTCACAGTATAGATGATTCGAGTGTGAAACAAGACGACTAGaagcaagaaaacaaaaaagactAAAATTAAGTTAAATTTGATTAATAGTGAAAATTGTCTTGATCGAAAATAAAAGTATGATGGTGATGGtgtgaatatatgcatattacTTAGAGAAAAATCAGTATTTTGAAAATggtataaatttaacattttaccaaaaaaaaaatcactatttTGGCGGatttcttttaagaaaaaaagtatGGTTGGTTGTGTTTCTGTAACTATCCTGCTTGTAAAAGACAGGATAATCGAATATATTTATCAGCTCAGAAAGTGGAAAAATTAAATCCTTTTCGTTGTAAAACAATTAATATGATGAAAAAATTGTAAGGGCTTATTGTTTATACATATTTTCTGTCATCTTCTAGCTCAAATCTTCTCAGTGAATGGACTGGCAGGAGCAAACAAGGCTGTGTGCAAGGTTAACAAACCCTTGAAAAGTAAAATGGACAATGATGTGTCGATTATTGCATAATGAGAAGATCGATAGACTTTACATTTGGTTTTAAATTCATCATGATCAAACGTGTACCTGTTCTAAATGTATGCTTAGAGCTTTTGTAATCACCTAAACTTTTGTTAATCACTGTATgatcaaataaatcatataagTGGTAACCCCTTTATCAGAAAAAggaagcaaaacaaatattatccaagtggtttgaatttttatatCATGTATGATATCttcaataatatataatttagaagTGACTTCCAAAGTTTGAGTCGATTCAAAAAAACTCATTTCTAAGTAACATGCATGCTCAACATTCTTTTAGGAAGAATCCATGAAAACGATATGTATTGCGAGcaatttatttacatatatgaaatatgaaaatatcacAAGATATATAACTTAAGTTTTGTGAGAAATGAAATAATGGAAATTAATATGAAAAAGAATCCAAGAAGTGATCGATGTTggagaaatatatataacttaagtTTTGTGAGAAATGAAATAATGGAAATTAATATGAAAAAGAATCCAAGAAGTGATCGATGTTGGAGAAATAATAtgtctttaatatttttatacgtgcatatatatatatatatatatgcacgtataaaaatattaaagacatattaatttttagCTATATATTCACTgtcattatatataatatacatgaTTATTTATTGCAACATAGTTGTGTTATATGCAGAATGATATCTTCAACCAATGAACATTGCTGTTGTCAGACACATAAACGTACTAATCAGATTAtcttattttagattttatttctAACATTCCCATCCATGCATGATATAAACGATTAAACAAccattttagatatatatatatatatatatataataaaaacacatgTCTTACAAGTTACATCAACGCCATGCAAGACGTACAGAACGATACAGAATACATTACAAATATATGGCTCAAAATATGCGATGTGAATGTAAACCACATCTCAACAATATTTAATCAAGTAATAACAAGACACTATTTTAGTATATCACTTTGATATACGTACTTTCCATTTGAATTGTAGGCTATGTATAAACTGTATAACGAAAGACGCTTACGCAACCGGATAAAAAGCATACTGGGCTACACCACACATGCCCTGAGGCCAAGCCACGTCTCTACGTATCCTAATGTAACCATTTTCTCCCCAAGTTTCACCCCAAGAGTTCTTAGCCAGCCAATATTTCGTCCCGTCCTGGGTCGTCCCATACCCAACAAACGTAACCGCATGATTCGCGCTTGTTCCACAAGGCCCGTCGTATACTCCCCCTGAGTAATGCATGAACCCATCCCCACTAGCATCCATCGAGATAGAGACAGGTTGCCTCGATACGGCCTCGAGCAAGGCCCGCTCGTTGTTGCTGGGGACTGATTGGAAACCGCTGATCCGTGCAGCGGGTCTTGCATTGGACCGGCAACTCCCATCTGATCCTTGGTAAGAGTAGGACTCCTCCGAAGCGATGCCTTGGTTTTGGATTATATAGTTGAAAGCATCCGACATTACACCACCGTTGCAGCCTTTGTCGTACTCTCTGTCGCAGTCTAGAAGCTGTTGTTCGGACAAAGATACGAGTTTCCCGCTGGCGATCTTAGTCACACCTTCCACTGCTGCTACAGCAGAAAACGCCCAGCAACATCCTGCAGATACATAGATTTTTGATTAAATGGATGATCTCATAGAAGGAACAACCCTATTTACTTACGCCATAACTTAACTTGAAACTCAAGTTATAATACATTGGGGGTAATATCTTGCactgttttatttataatatattttatatattttctaaaccatgttttaattatatgtataaaaagaTGCATTACCGCATTGGCCTTGGTACTTGACAGGAGTGACAGCTCCTTCACTTCTCCAGTCTTTGCTCTCGCCCACCACGTCACTGACGTTCCAAGACATAGACGACATCGTTTTTTCTTCCACCATGGATGGGGAAGTTCGAGTTATATTCTTTAGCCCGGTGTGCGTTGCTAGGAACTCCTCGTTGGTCCAGTCTGCGAATTCATTGAGACCAAGCTTGTAGCCTTTGTTCTCTTTTTTGTTGAAGTCTTCAATAAACTTCAAGTTCTTTTTGAACAAATCGTGTCGCATCTGTTTCTCGAGCTCGTCACGGTAAACGCGAGAGAATCTAGCCATCCATTGCCCATGTTTATCAACCATCGACGGCTTGTGGAAGGTTATGGTACGAGACGTAGCTTGAGAAATTCTGAAACTCGTGAAAAGAATGGTCAAAATCGTGCCCAAGACCATGATAGATTTCATTTTGCTTTCTGCGTATAGAGAAAATAGAAGCAAGagttatacttttttttgttgttgcttATGATTATCGGTGTTGTAGTGTGGTGAAGAAGTGAGGATAGAAGGAAGAGTATTTATAGATTTAGGATTACACAATGAGATTCAGTTATATGTGAATGCAAGTTGGCTTGAACCCATTTGAGGATGATGCTAATACTTTGCAATACTTGCGCCGTGAGTAATACTTTAGGGGAATCCTCTTTCCCACTTGGAGTCGACGCTTTTACTTGGAGCAAATTCCCCAAAATTATGgattatgttttgaaaaaactatatcaattatattgttatataacttggactaatgaaaaaaaaaaacttggactAATGAATGGCATGCAAATATGTACAAAATGATAAGAGACTGTCCATAATCGTATTTATGTTTcaatccaaaattctaaacataattctataatataaattatataatctcTTTGAACGAAACCAATGCagctaaaaaaattaataacagtTTCCTTTTTACTATCAGAACACAATTCTTGGCCTGGGTCCAATTGTACTTCACGACCaagcaaaatgttttttttgttaggaTCCTCTAGAATATATTAGAGTTATatgtttttggtcaaaaatagaATAGTTTATGTTGAAAAGAAGAAAGTACAATATATATCCTATTTTTTATTATGGCGTGTACTttacatatttttgttataaattctGTTAGAAAACTGATTTGTTTGTCATATCCGCAACCAAAACAAGTTGTCATAGACAATATTACATGTGCTTTCACTGAATGGAGGAACAGCGGAGCATGGGTTCCAATGGATACGTCATATTCGCCCTGCAGGTTAACTATATCTCTGTTATATAGTTGCGTCTCTCAACTTGGCTTATATAAGAGTCACGTATTGAAACGGCAACAAGTATTGCATAAAAACTAactaacaataaataattgaataaGTTTTTATTTGGCCACTACCAATATAAAACAAGAGATTGGTTTCTCCTTTCAAGTGTCACTTTTGTCCCTCATATGTTGTAAATTTATCAATGTAATATCTACTAATCAAAGTGTTTCAATTAAGTAATTTACCACGATTAGAAAAATCATCAAGCGATGAGTAATTTAGCATATGCTAAAACAAATCTTGGATGATACACAATGATCGAAGTGTTCAAACATTTTAGAGGCCTCATGAGCGCTGTCCATGGGCATGAGCTGTACaccataaaatcatattttcttcctattaaatcataaaattatgttttctgtCGAAATCATAAAATCTATTAGAATCATGGTTTTCTCCAAACAAAACTATGTTTTCTAATTAAATTTACGAGATTACATTTTCGAttaaattacaatattttatcttttcaccaaaatgtcattttttaaattttggaccctTCAGATAACATATTTGgtgatgccaaaaaaaaaaaaaagtttggttaTGGTCttatttggattttgttttatttagacattatgtttttggttttagatCATCCATGACCAGAAAACGAAATTTGTCTTTGAAATTCTTAGAAAACCAATGAATAATCATACAACATGAAGACCAAAAAGGCTTGGAATAATCATATCACCATGCTCTGTTTTACAAGCATTCTAATTTTGGTACTGTTCCATAATTATACCACATAAATGTGGTACAAAATCTGATAGAAAGTCTATACCATCCATAACCTTTTATATAAGTTAATCATTAATAACCTCTTATATCAATCCACCAAAGAGTGAAACAGAGTGAAGACAAGTGACTGTTTGTTGTGcacatatattttgaaacaagtGAAGTAGAGTAGCCTTTTAGCACTAATGTGacattttcaaaatcaaatcatACATTTCTAACCACTATCATTAGCCATGGATTGTATGGTCCACTCTGTGTTCCATATTTGTCATAACAAAACAACAGATGATCCCATTTTTGAGAAAGAGCGACTTTCCTTTACTTATATATCAATCCACAAAGAATCAAGTAAAaacagaaacacaaaaaaaaaaaaaaaaactgttccGTTTATGAATATTCAATCATCTCGGAAGGCAAAAGAAGAAACCAGCTGTGGCCTAAAGAATATTACTATTTACTCCACCAAACTGGCTAATGTGTTAATCAGTGAGCTCGGGTTGAACAAGACGCCGTGCTTTGGGTCACGAACAGTCTCCACAACTCTCTGCAACAAACAGAGTGAGAGCACAAATAAGTGTTTGTTGTTGCCCACATAAACTTGGAAACAAAGTGAAAGAaggagagatagagagatacTAACAACATCATCGATTCCTTGTTCAGACAATTGTTTGAGATCTACAGCTATTTCTCCATCTTTTGGTACCAACAGAGTGTTGATGTAGTATCCAGGCtgcacacaaaacaaaaaaaatgatatacaTCTGACAAAGAAGATAAACAAGAAAGTGTGGATATAGTAGCAAGAACCACTCACTGGATTGTTTAGACGGATATTAGGATCTCCATGAGTTCTGTTGAGAGCGTCAGCAATAGCAGTCACAAAGCAAGAAGCAGTGAAGCCGCTGGTTTCTCGGTCTTGTGTACCGTTCAGAAGAAGCACCTTACGACATGACCTGGAAGAGATAATCTCCCCAACACCAAGCAGAACCTGAAggaaaacagaagaagaagaagaagaagactcgtGTCAATTTTTAATAACTCTGCCTTTTGACTGCACAAAGTTCACTGCAGGTTATTTACCAGTGATGGGCAAATGGAAGTGAATAGGGATCCCATAGCGTAAACGATACAGTCCACGCTTCTCAACTGGTCCAAGACAGTTGGGTTAACTGGTGGGAAGACCTATTTTAATGGacataacatttgtaattgtcaaaaatatccAGGGGAGAACAAAGCAGAACAAAACTTCTATAAAGAGTGTGGGGTTAACCTCATGAAGCAGATTATTGCCCTCGCTTGACATGTAAAACACTCTCTTCATCTTTGATGGAAGAGTCGAAGAATGTCTCTACTAGAAACATAGAAAGAGTCCTATCCTATGGTAAGCAAATGAATTCTACATGGTTTACCAACACAAGTAAATAGTAAGATAAAAAACACCTTGTCAACGGTCTGCATAGTCCCATTGGTCGGGTGAGAGATCTCGTTCTGTCCGCGTATTATAGTCCCATCCTACAAATCAATGAATGACACAAACGCAACTTTTTTGTGGACAATGTGATCTCATAAACTAGCTGCTGGAACTGAAATATAGAGATGAAGCAAAGCTTTGATTACCTGTAACTCACATCCTAGTGTGAGCCTATCGTTGGTTGATATCACAGGGAGGACCAAACTGTCGCAAGGAATCTCTGAGACACGGGAAAAGAGAAAGATGGCAGCGTCTAAAGACTGGAAAAAGATCCTCGCTCCTGCAAAGAAGAAGTTCCCAATGCTACAACAACAAAGAATACAAATAGTTACTTAACTAACAGTCGAACAAAACAATACTCAAGTCTGAGAATAAGATGTTCAATACCTTCCATTAGCGAAGCAAAATGAATCATTAGGTCGTCTAAGGATCTGTGTCGTGTAAGAACACATGTCAAGTAATTGTAGAGAATCAGGAAGATGGAACAAAACAACAACATTGTTGTTATCTCTGTATCAgttaaaaactataataaacCTCATTCTGAAAGTAAATTAAGAAAGCGCGGATTGTTTCTCTGTAAGGTCTTGATACACCATCCCACAGAGAATGATTGCCTTCCACGATATCGTACCTGTCAAAGTTCCAACTCAGAACAACAATAATAATACCCTTTCACTTAGCAAATAAAATGAGGAAGTTCACAGGACTTTATTGTCTATACCAACTAATCAGTTTCTACATCTTTACTAACTAACTCTATTGTGTACTGACTGTAATTGGATTTGGAAGAGATGCTCGAGAAGTAACACGAGAGCCTAAGAGAAAGAGAGTCATTTTGGATAAAAAGTACCAATCTTTCTTGGCCTTATGTGGATCAATAGGTAAACGATGTCCAAGCAACCTCCTAACAGCAAGTGCCTCTGAAGTACTTTCATCAGACAGCCTTAAACATCTTGAACGTATGTCACCAACCGCTGGTCCACCTGTAGTAGATACACATAAAACAGAGCTTCCTTTAAACAACAATAAGTATAGATTGCTAAAACCCAAACATATAACCATTGTTAGCCCAGAACTAACCGAGAACACGAACAATCTCAGCAGTACTCCCTCCATCATCAGAGACAGGAAGAACATGAGCGACTCTGGTTGTTAACTTCTTCAGCTCTTCCACCACACCGTTAAATCCAGTGCCCCCTTCATCACAAACAAAGGTAAaggttttttttaatctgttcTGTTTTAAATTCTCGTTGATTGGTCAAGATCAACAAAGTGACGATCTTTCACAGTAAGGAGActaataaaaatcgaaactttagAGAGAAGAAAGTGGCGGGATGACCTGAGAAGACGAGGAGGGAAGGTGGCTCAacggtggaggtggaggaggagtgGCATTCGACTGATACGGAGGCGGACATGAGAGAATAGTGATGGGATTTGGAGCGGAAGAGAGAATAATGAAGAGAGGAGGAAGGAGATGGAGCCTTATAATGGACCAGTCCTCCAAAAAAGCATATCTCCGCCATTACCGAACTCTGTAACTGATTGgaaacatctctctctctctctcttttaccctttttccttcttttgtcgtttttttttcaatagCGTCAGATATTTTCTTCTCTCACAATTGGCAGTAAGTGCCATAATATTAATATAccaacataataaataaaacagaaaaattatactcatttgtttttaatcaaattaaattgaAGTGTTAAATAAGGATATATTGTGAAGAGTTGATTACCGTATAAGACACATTGTGTCTTTGGCTTACACAAAAGAGCACATTCTGCTTGGTAGACACTTTGTCTTGTTTTCTAGTAGTTGTTTTGACACTTCTGACCTTGATGAGGattcttattattgttattatcaaTTTACcctctatttatttatttgattatattctaaatatgaaaatatataaataaataaatttgatgtaatgAATTGTAGTTTTTTATCTTCTACATTTTAACATCCATTTACGTGTATTTTACcaatttgaatattaaaaacatatccaCACATAGAAAACAACCTTGTAAATTATGTATTTGTGGACAACTAAAACATGGATATAGAAAAATATGAACATAACATGTGGACAAGTAAAATGTGGACATATATGGTATGGATAGAGAACCAACCaatgaaggaagaagaaaaaagaaaatagcaCCAGAAAACTGAGTTACTTCCTAGCCATAAACCAAACTTCTTTGAGCTCATGTGTGAGTGAACCTAACAGAGAAACATGATTAGCCACCAAATCCTTCAAAGCTagaacaaaaacaaactctTACAAGAAGtataaacaatgtttttaattctaCAAGAGGTTTCATGTACAAGGTTTTTGTGGATGAAGAACTTTCAGCATAATGTGGACGAGGTCTTGTGGACAAAGTCTTGTAGACACAACAAAGGGATATTAATTAGAATCATGTCCACAAAGACAATCAGTAGAGAGAAGTAATGTGACATATACCTTATTCTGACTTGAGAAGGTGATGAAGTTAGTGTCCACAAAACTCGGTAATTAAGGAGGAATCATATTAGCGTTGTGAGAGTAAAACTgatccaaaacaaaacaatttaataTCACAAggaaacataaaagaaaatttggcAAATTAATTTTGCTAAGCTTACACTTTTCTGGAAATTTCAGTGAGGTCCTAATTTGGATTCAGAACCTCATCCTTGTTACTGAAGAAGACAAACAAAGCAACATTAAAGAAAATACAGATATTAAAGTTATCAACTTTGGGAGGAAGAAAATAGTTTTTACTAACAACAAGCGAAGCAACCATAGTTATGGATCAAATTGTCAAGCAAGAGAGCCAAACCCAAGTCACCAAACAAAAGGATCGATTTGTAGagaaaacataaacatgatTCCCCAATTCTATCAAACTCTAGAATGCTAAAGACATATGACTAAAATCAAATCAATCCAACAAAGGAAGAAAGTGAAAAATTGAATCTTGGGGGTTTGGGATAAAATTGACTAACTGGTGAGACGATGACAAGGATCATAACGGCGGCCATAGAATCGTTTTGATGATGGGTTCTGTCAATTGATGATTTCCTGGAATCCATTGAGAAGATTTGCACGAGGTCCATAATCAGAAGGTGTCTCTTTAGTTATATGTTTAGATGAAAAGCTTTGACCAACAGAGCTCGTCAATGGCGATCACAAGGAATAAAGACATCGGCTTTGTTGCAGAGATACAAAACCCAGAACATTTATGGAGgaaaaaaaagtgaaagatCGGATCCAATTGGAGATTACTTGAAAACTAGGGTTCTTAATCTTCAATCTCTAAAGAGATAAGATTTTGAGATTTGGTAAAATCAAAAGATGAGTTGGAACACGTTTGATTTCCTTTGCTGAGATTTTTTGTTCCCTTTAGTTAAGAAGGGGTATGAAAGTCTTTCACCTCAGAAAAAATGTGTTGCAAGCGTATTGTGTCTTTAGAAGTAATATGAAAGTGATAAAGTGTCTTACCATGTAATTTTTTCTATTGTGAATTAGTATCAGTAATGccaatttgtttttgttatttggtTTAAAAGATACTAATATTAAGGGTAACAAGGCTTATATGACTTTTGTGAGGTCATACACTTACAGGAGTTTGTAAATTAGTATTACAcatttgacaaaaacaaaaacaagtttTAGAGAGTGGGAGggataaagtaaaaaaaaaaaagattctagAGAAGGATTAGTTCGCTAAAGCTCTGGCCAAAGCTTCCATATAGAATCGAGATGCCTACTTCTTAATCACCAGCctaattatgtaaaataaaaccAAGTTGTTCACTTGTCGTGGCTGAAACAATCACTGGAGTTGTTCTGTTATCGTACCTACTTCTAGCCTTCATTGCATCCAATAATAATACTCCTTCAGCCCTACTCCTAAAGAAATATCTtaatctttctctttttttttttttttttttgcgattaCAAGCCGATTAAAATATAAGGTGAAACTTTTATTATCTTCTCATATGTTATCAGATTTTTTGTTTAacagtttaaaattttgtttatctttataATATAATGCATCAAAAATTGTTTTGTCTGGTTTCATGAAAAAACCAGTTCagcaaagaaaaaagtaatgatGTTTATAAACACACAATTTGGTAAGAATAAATTAGGGCATCCACAATGGGAGCTCTTGAGAGAGTCCTTAGGGAGTATGAAGCTCACTTTCTTAGAGTTTGTGTCAAAAAGAATCATTCAAATCCTTTGGTAAGGATTGATCCTTACACTGTTCACGGGTCCATTGACCACGTGGTGGCCTATGAATGGtcatctttttttaaaaaaaattatccaaaagATCCAGGATTAATCCTAAGGATTCTAACGAGTCTCACCGTTGCGCATGCTCAGGATTTGTAAATGAAACATTCCAAAAACTAACACAATCTTAACTCGTaccacaagaagaaaaaaaaaccccaTAAAGCCGATATAAAGTATAAACACTCGAATTCAGATGACACAAAATATGCCAAAAAATCAAAAGACCTATTCCCTTGTCACATAAACCCAACCACCTTCTGGGGAAATGGTCTCGACCTCGCCACTTTCCGTTTTATTCTCAGTCTCCTCTTCCTTCACATCAACAAATCCTTGTAACTTGTCCGAcaagtcatcatcatcaatatCATAAtcgtcatcgtcatcatcatcatccaccgATGATATGTTAGTTGCATCGCTCATGACTCTATACTTCCGACTCCAATATTCCGccacgtcttcttcttcattccaTGAATCCTCATCTTCGGAAGACGTGTCATCATTCTTTAACAGCTCATAACCATCTCTCGCCCTCGAACTCGCCATTTTTAACTGCTCATAACGATCTCTCAAATCCTCCTAATAAAACCATAAAGATTCAATCAAAGACAataaacaaactatataaaatgattAAGAAAAACCAAACTAGcaagttattaaaattaatgaattCCCTAGTTCTTGTAAGCATAGATATAAAGAGATGTGAAGAACTGATTCAAAAACTTACGGTGTCTTCTTTATTACGATGATGGTAGCCACTAGGGCTATAGCTCGTCCCGGAGGTCTCCAGTTtagtctcttcttcttcatcttcatcttcctcttcctcttgttTGGAAGAGGTATCATCATTTGTTGACATATGATAAGGATTCCTCCTCCTAAAATACACAGCCTAATCATAAAGATTCAGTcagagaaaataataataattaacaaCTGATGAAAACTACTAGATTCATTAATACGATTACGTTACGGTAATATATTATTCTAGTTTTTTGTTGATGGTATAAAGATGCGAAATAAAACTGCTTCAAACTTACATTATTTTCTTTATGGAGAGGGTGCACAGGAGGTAAGTAGCACGACCCCAGAGGGACCCTAGGGTAAGACTTCCACAAGTTTTCACAGTCATCATAATCATCACCCCATGATTTATCATCATCCTTTAATTGCTCATAACCATCTTTCCACTTCAAACTCAAACCCTGACCACCAAAGATTAAGTCAAAAGACAATAACCAAACTAGCAAAAATTCCTGAATTGGATATAAAGTTGTGCAAGAACTGCTTCAAACTTACAGTACTAGCTTCTTCATTATGAAGATGGTGACGATTAAGGCGATATCTCGTCCCTGAGTTTCCCAAAGTAAGCTCACATATGTCTTCTTCACCACTAGATTCCGAAACTGTACCCTCGtcatcttccttttctttttcctcAACTTCATCATCCTCTAGTTCTTGAATCAAACTCTCTGGAAATTTTGAATCTGTCACATAAATTAAGTTCATACTTGTCCGTCAAGAAAACGAGTGGGATATCATGGAAACCAAAAGGACGTTGTAGCTAGCTACTTCAGCTGGAATTTTAAATAAGACTATGATACAGAGCACATACCACATATGGACCAGTGTTGGCTCGTTGATTCTTTCGCCTCACCAAGGCGCATACCCCAGTGTTGAATCGGTCTTTCTTTGACCACAGTGACAGATTTATCTCGAGAGGAATCTTCTTCACCGGGTTTACCATTGTTTGGCTGCTCGTCATATATGTCTTTGGTTAACTCTTTCCAGAGTTCAATACTCTgttaaaataaaagcaaaaaaaacaaaaaaaaacaaatcggAGTAAAAGGTATTAGGTCTCAGTATACTAGATGCGTCAAATTTCTAATACTAGTCATGAGAAGTTCTAGTCTTCTAATGTGTTTAGACCGTCATTAGGGTTCATGAATCATATAAAATGTCTCATGGAATTGAAGCTGGATataaagtttcttttttaaaaaatgatgtaATGAGTGATCCTATGcatatataacaaaagataCATAATCTACTACATAAGCTGCATCAATTTTCTTGCGTTGATGACGATGAAAAGAAGATAATCTTAGCTTATTTACTAATCTATACTCTTGTAAAATTTAGGGCATAAAAcatcataaaaatatcaaagcaGAAGAGACTAACGAAAAAAGAAGAtcaagtagaagaagaagagacttACCTTTTGAATCGATTCGTCAACCTTGGTTAATGCA is a genomic window containing:
- the LOC108806487 gene encoding uncharacterized protein YNL011C isoform X1, which codes for MAEICFFGGLVHYKAPSPSSSLHYSLFRSKSHHYSLMSASVSVECHSSSTSTVEPPSLLVFSGGTGFNGVVEELKKLTTRVAHVLPVSDDGGSTAEIVRVLGGPAVGDIRSRCLRLSDESTSEALAVRRLLGHRLPIDPHKAKKDWYDIVEGNHSLWDGVSRPYRETIRAFLIYFQNEILRRPNDSFCFANGSIGNFFFAGARIFFQSLDAAIFLFSRVSEIPCDSLVLPVISTNDRLTLGCELQDGTIIRGQNEISHPTNGTMQTVDKRHSSTLPSKMKRVFYMSSEGNNLLHEVFPPVNPTVLDQLRSVDCIVYAMGSLFTSICPSLVLLGVGEIISSRSCRKVLLLNGTQDRETSGFTASCFVTAIADALNRTHGDPNIRLNNPPGYYINTLLVPKDGEIAVDLKQLSEQGIDDVVSISLSLLLSLCFQVYVGNNKHLFVLSLCLLQRVVETVRDPKHGVLFNPSSLINTLASLVE
- the LOC108806487 gene encoding uncharacterized protein YNL011C isoform X2; the protein is MAEICFFGGLVHYKAPSPSSSLHYSLFRSKSHHYSLMSASVSVECHSSSTSTVEPPSLLVFSGGTGFNGVVEELKKLTTRVAHVLPVSDDGGSTAEIVRVLGGPAVGDIRSRCLRLSDESTSEALAVRRLLGHRLPIDPHKAKKDWYDIVEGNHSLWDGVSRPYRETIRAFLIYFQNEILRRPNDSFCFANGSIGNFFFAGARIFFQSLDAAIFLFSRVSEIPCDSLVLPVISTNDRLTLGCELQDGTIIRGQNEISHPTNGTMQTVDKRHSSTLPSKMKRVFYMSSEGNNLLHEVFPPVNPTVLDQLRSVDCIVYAMGSLFTSICPSLVLLGVGEIISSRSCRKVLLLNGTQDRETSGFTASCFVTAIADALNRTHGDPNIRLNNPVSGSCYYIHTFLFIFFVRCISFFLFCVQPGYYINTLLVPKDGEIAVDLKQLSEQGIDDVRVVETVRDPKHGVLFNPSSLINTLASLVE
- the LOC108806487 gene encoding uncharacterized protein YNL011C isoform X3, encoding MAEICFFGGLVHYKAPSPSSSLHYSLFRSKSHHYSLMSASVSVECHSSSTSTVEPPSLLVFSGGTGFNGVVEELKKLTTRVAHVLPVSDDGGSTAEIVRVLGGPAVGDIRSRCLRLSDESTSEALAVRRLLGHRLPIDPHKAKKDWYDIVEGNHSLWDGVSRPYRETIRAFLIYFQNEILRRPNDSFCFANGSIGNFFFAGARIFFQSLDAAIFLFSRVSEIPCDSLVLPVISTNDRLTLGCELQDGTIIRGQNEISHPTNGTMQTVDKRHSSTLPSKMKRVFYMSSEGNNLLHEVFPPVNPTVLDQLRSVDCIVYAMGSLFTSICPSLVLLGVGEIISSRSCRKVLLLNGTQDRETSGFTASCFVTAIADALNRTHGDPNIRLNNPPGYYINTLLVPKDGEIAVDLKQLSEQGIDDVRVVETVRDPKHGVLFNPSSLINTLASLVE
- the LOC108808734 gene encoding transcription elongation factor SPT6; this translates as MGAIEDNRWVDMMIDKIGFALTKVDESIQKSIELWKELTKDIYDEQPNNGKPGEEDSSRDKSVTVVKERPIQHWGMRLGEAKESTSQHWSICDSKFPESLIQELEDDEVEEKEKEDDEGTVSESSGEEDICELTLGNSGTRYRLNRHHLHNEEASTGLSLKWKDGYEQLKDDDKSWGDDYDDCENLWKSYPRVPLGSCYLPPVHPLHKENNAVYFRRRNPYHMSTNDDTSSKQEEEEDEDEEEETKLETSGTSYSPSGYHHRNKEDTEDLRDRYEQLKMASSRARDGYELLKNDDTSSEDEDSWNEEEDVAEYWSRKYRVMSDATNISSVDDDDDDDDYDIDDDDLSDKLQGFVDVKEEETENKTESGEVETISPEGGWVYVTRE
- the LOC108810253 gene encoding ervatamin-B, whose product is MKSIMVLGTILTILFTSFRISQATSRTITFHKPSMVDKHGQWMARFSRVYRDELEKQMRHDLFKKNLKFIEDFNKKENKGYKLGLNEFADWTNEEFLATHTGLKNITRTSPSMVEEKTMSSMSWNVSDVVGESKDWRSEGAVTPVKYQGQCGCCWAFSAVAAVEGVTKIASGKLVSLSEQQLLDCDREYDKGCNGGVMSDAFNYIIQNQGIASEESYSYQGSDGSCRSNARPAARISGFQSVPSNNERALLEAVSRQPVSISMDASGDGFMHYSGGVYDGPCGTSANHAVTFVGYGTTQDGTKYWLAKNSWGETWGENGYIRIRRDVAWPQGMCGVAQYAFYPVA